Proteins encoded together in one Sulfitobacter pontiacus window:
- a CDS encoding NAD(P)H-dependent oxidoreductase subunit E, producing MALDNHDTSDANAPRKGVWKSGKGKGRSHTKGRQLQEDAWDEVRALLADKPRRADLLIEHLHLIQDKFGHLSAAHLRALAEEMRMSMAEVYEVATFYAHFDVVKEGEAPPPALTIRICDSLSCELAGAQALKAALEDGLDASEVRVVRAPCMGRCDTAPALEIGHNFVDHATLEKVKQVIAAGDTHVHMPDYEAFDAYVADGGYEVLTKLRRDGDWEDVQQNLLDAGLRGLGGAGFPSGKKWGFVRDNAGPRYMAVNGDEGEPGTFKDRWYLERVPHLFLEGMLIAAWAVEAEKVFLYMRDEYPQVLALLRTEIAALETAGIVPAGYIDLRRGAGAYICGEESAMIESIEGKRGLPRHRPPYVAQVGIFGRPTLVHNVETLHWVARICREGPEVLNSTEKNGRKGLRSYSVSGRVAKPGMYELPAGSTITDVIEAAGGMADGHRLKAYQPGGPSSGLLPAAMDDIPLDFDTLQPHGSFIGSAAVVVLSDQDSAKAAALNMLRFFEDESCGQCTPCRVGCEKAVKLMQADRWDKPLLEELSTAMVDASICGLGQAAPNPIRLVIKHFADEV from the coding sequence ATGGCGTTGGATAATCATGATACCTCAGATGCAAACGCACCGCGCAAAGGTGTGTGGAAATCCGGCAAGGGTAAGGGACGCAGCCACACCAAGGGTCGCCAGCTGCAAGAGGACGCGTGGGATGAGGTGCGCGCCCTATTGGCGGATAAACCGCGACGTGCCGATCTGCTGATCGAGCATTTGCATCTTATTCAAGATAAATTCGGGCATCTTTCTGCGGCGCACCTGCGCGCTTTGGCTGAAGAAATGCGCATGAGCATGGCCGAAGTTTACGAAGTCGCAACGTTCTATGCCCATTTTGACGTGGTGAAAGAGGGGGAAGCACCACCGCCCGCGCTGACCATACGGATTTGCGATTCTCTGTCCTGCGAATTGGCCGGTGCGCAGGCGTTGAAAGCCGCATTGGAAGACGGGTTGGACGCGTCAGAGGTGCGTGTCGTGCGTGCGCCTTGTATGGGGCGTTGTGATACGGCACCGGCGCTTGAGATCGGGCATAACTTTGTCGACCACGCAACGCTGGAAAAGGTGAAGCAGGTCATCGCGGCAGGCGATACCCATGTGCATATGCCCGATTACGAAGCCTTCGACGCCTATGTCGCTGACGGGGGGTATGAGGTGCTCACGAAACTGCGCCGTGACGGCGATTGGGAGGACGTGCAGCAAAACCTGCTCGACGCTGGTTTGCGCGGTCTTGGCGGCGCCGGTTTCCCGTCGGGTAAGAAATGGGGGTTCGTGCGGGATAACGCGGGCCCGCGCTATATGGCGGTCAACGGCGATGAGGGGGAGCCCGGCACCTTCAAGGATCGCTGGTACCTGGAACGCGTACCACATCTTTTCCTAGAGGGGATGCTGATCGCCGCCTGGGCCGTAGAGGCAGAGAAAGTGTTCCTCTACATGCGGGACGAATACCCGCAGGTGCTCGCGCTCCTTCGGACAGAGATTGCAGCGCTCGAGACTGCAGGCATTGTTCCCGCAGGATACATTGATCTGCGGCGCGGTGCGGGGGCTTATATCTGCGGTGAAGAATCCGCGATGATCGAAAGCATCGAGGGCAAGCGTGGGCTGCCGCGGCACCGTCCCCCATATGTGGCGCAGGTGGGTATCTTTGGTCGGCCCACCTTGGTGCATAACGTTGAAACCCTGCATTGGGTGGCGCGCATCTGCCGCGAAGGGCCCGAGGTGCTGAACAGCACGGAAAAGAATGGGCGCAAGGGGCTGCGCAGCTATTCGGTATCGGGGCGCGTTGCCAAACCCGGAATGTATGAGCTGCCTGCGGGATCCACGATCACCGATGTCATCGAGGCTGCGGGTGGCATGGCCGACGGGCACCGGCTCAAAGCCTATCAACCGGGTGGGCCATCCTCGGGGCTGCTGCCCGCCGCGATGGATGACATACCACTCGACTTTGATACATTGCAGCCGCACGGGTCTTTCATCGGCTCTGCCGCTGTGGTGGTGCTGTCGGACCAAGACAGCGCCAAGGCCGCAGCGTTGAATATGCTGCGTTTTTTCGAGGATGAAAGCTGCGGGCAATGCACCCCCTGTCGCGTGGGTTGCGAAAAAGCCGTCAAGCTGATGCAGGCGGACCGCTGGGATAAACCACTGCTGGAAGAGCTATCGACCGCTATGGTCGATGCCTCTATCTGCGGGTTGGGGCAGGCAGCGCCGAACCCGATCCGCCTGGTGATCAAACACTTCGCGGACGAGGTGTAG
- the purD gene encoding phosphoribosylamine--glycine ligase, with product MNILILGSGGREHSLAWAVLQNPKCDKLIVAPGNAGIAAIADCASFDINDGAAVVGFVDENNIDFVIIGPEAPLAAGVGDDLRAAGVLVFGPSKAAAALEASKAFTKEICDAANAPTAAYGHFTDAEAARAYLADHPAPIVIKADGLAAGKGVIIAETDAEALAAVDTMFDGTFGDAGAEVVIEEFMDGEEASFFVLCDGDTVLPIGTAQDHKRVGDGDTGPNTGGMGAYSPAPVLTDEIAERALAEIIRPTMAEMAKRGTPYQGVLYAGLMIKDGAPRLVEYNARFGDPECQVLMMRLGAQAFDLMHAAAEGRLNEARVNWADDHAVTVVMAAQGYPGSYDKGSVIKGLDALPEDSRNMVFHAGTAKKDGAITAIGGRVLNVTARGDTLAEAQARAYEMVEAIDWPGGFYRRDIGWRALS from the coding sequence ATGAACATCCTCATTCTGGGCAGCGGCGGGCGCGAACACAGCCTGGCCTGGGCCGTATTGCAAAATCCTAAATGCGACAAGCTGATCGTGGCACCGGGCAATGCCGGAATCGCCGCCATCGCGGATTGCGCCAGTTTCGACATCAACGACGGGGCGGCGGTGGTCGGTTTTGTCGACGAAAACAACATCGATTTCGTCATCATCGGGCCAGAAGCCCCTCTTGCTGCAGGCGTTGGCGATGATCTGCGCGCTGCCGGCGTATTGGTGTTTGGCCCGTCAAAAGCGGCCGCGGCGCTGGAAGCCTCCAAAGCCTTTACGAAAGAGATCTGCGACGCCGCAAACGCCCCCACTGCCGCCTATGGGCATTTCACCGACGCAGAGGCTGCGCGGGCCTATCTGGCCGACCACCCTGCCCCGATCGTGATCAAAGCCGACGGCCTTGCAGCCGGCAAAGGCGTGATCATCGCCGAAACCGATGCCGAGGCGCTGGCCGCCGTCGATACGATGTTCGACGGCACCTTCGGCGACGCGGGTGCAGAGGTGGTGATCGAAGAGTTTATGGACGGCGAAGAAGCGTCCTTCTTTGTTTTGTGTGACGGTGACACCGTGCTGCCGATCGGCACCGCCCAAGACCACAAACGCGTCGGCGACGGCGATACCGGCCCTAACACCGGCGGCATGGGGGCCTATTCGCCCGCGCCGGTGCTGACCGACGAGATCGCCGAACGTGCGTTGGCAGAAATCATCCGCCCGACCATGGCCGAAATGGCCAAGCGCGGCACGCCTTACCAAGGGGTGCTTTATGCCGGTTTGATGATCAAGGACGGTGCCCCCCGTCTGGTCGAATACAACGCCCGTTTTGGCGACCCTGAGTGTCAGGTCCTGATGATGCGTCTTGGCGCGCAGGCTTTTGACCTGATGCATGCCGCCGCGGAAGGGCGCCTGAACGAGGCCCGCGTGAACTGGGCCGACGATCACGCTGTCACCGTCGTCATGGCCGCGCAAGGCTATCCCGGAAGCTATGACAAGGGAAGCGTTATCAAAGGGTTGGATGCCCTCCCCGAAGACAGCCGCAACATGGTGTTCCATGCGGGTACCGCCAAGAAAGACGGGGCGATTACGGCCATCGGCGGACGGGTACTGAACGTCACGGCGCGCGGCGACACCCTGGCCGAGGCACAGGCACGCGCCTATGAGATGGTCGAGGCGATTGACTGGCCGGGCGGGTTCTACCGCCGCGATATCGGCTGGCGTGCGCTGTCCTGA
- a CDS encoding inner membrane-spanning protein YciB: MSTTREINPFVKSALEYGPVLIFFVAYLRFKDETFTLWGTDYSGFIVVTAAFVPLLILSTGALWALTGKISRMQVATVILVTLFGGLSVWLNDERFFKMKPTAIYLLFAVLLAIGLARGQSYLKFVMEEMMPLNDAGWMILTKRLMLCFFGLALANELIWRFASTETWVYFKTFGLTAAVFVFFMTQGRLFQTYGLEKDES; encoded by the coding sequence ATGAGCACGACACGCGAGATAAACCCTTTCGTCAAATCGGCGCTGGAATATGGGCCGGTGCTGATATTCTTTGTCGCCTATCTGCGCTTCAAGGACGAGACCTTCACCCTGTGGGGCACCGACTACAGCGGCTTTATCGTGGTGACGGCGGCCTTCGTGCCGCTGTTGATCCTGTCGACGGGCGCGCTGTGGGCGCTGACGGGCAAGATCAGCCGCATGCAGGTTGCCACAGTCATTCTGGTAACACTGTTCGGGGGCCTGTCGGTTTGGCTGAATGACGAGAGGTTCTTTAAAATGAAGCCGACCGCCATCTACCTTTTGTTTGCAGTGCTGCTGGCGATCGGTCTGGCGCGGGGGCAATCCTATCTCAAGTTCGTGATGGAAGAGATGATGCCTCTGAATGACGCCGGCTGGATGATCCTGACCAAACGGCTGATGCTGTGCTTTTTCGGTCTGGCGCTCGCGAACGAGCTGATCTGGCGCTTTGCCAGCACCGAGACTTGGGTGTATTTCAAGACATTCGGGCTGACGGCGGCGGTGTTTGTGTTTTTCATGACGCAAGGGCGGCTGTTCCAGACCTATGGTTTGGAAAAAGACGAAAGCTAG
- a CDS encoding DMT family transporter produces MTEWISQIEGTAAGHQAALWLALAAAFLHAVFGALQKGRHDPWLTRGAIDFSYCLMAAPFALFVVPWPEPHMWVIFAGAWAIHIVYKLLQAWAYTKGAYTVVYPVVRGTGPLFTVIGAYLIFGESFSGVQWLGVAVLVAGIFGLALYNFVYLVSERDTLNAALGLAVLTGLFVALYTTFDAYGIRATDNPFTFLAWFFMIDGLVMPVIAARRWLRMEDRPELGPLMTRGVAGGFVAFFSFGSIMLATRLDKVGEAAVLRETSTVFAALIGWLVLKETVGPRRIALMALIALGAVIVEMGG; encoded by the coding sequence ATGACCGAATGGATCAGCCAAATTGAAGGCACCGCAGCGGGGCACCAAGCGGCGCTTTGGCTTGCGCTGGCCGCGGCTTTTCTGCACGCTGTTTTTGGCGCGCTTCAGAAAGGGCGGCATGATCCGTGGTTGACCCGCGGGGCGATCGACTTTTCCTATTGCCTGATGGCGGCACCCTTTGCGCTGTTTGTCGTGCCGTGGCCCGAGCCCCATATGTGGGTCATTTTTGCCGGGGCTTGGGCGATCCATATTGTGTACAAGCTGTTACAGGCCTGGGCCTACACCAAGGGGGCCTATACGGTCGTCTACCCTGTCGTGCGCGGCACGGGGCCCTTGTTCACCGTGATCGGCGCCTACCTCATTTTTGGAGAGAGCTTTTCGGGCGTGCAATGGTTGGGCGTTGCGGTGCTGGTGGCCGGCATCTTCGGGCTGGCGCTGTATAACTTTGTCTACCTCGTGTCCGAACGCGATACGCTGAACGCGGCCCTTGGGCTGGCGGTGCTGACGGGGCTTTTCGTGGCGCTTTATACCACGTTCGACGCCTATGGCATCCGCGCGACGGACAACCCGTTTACCTTTCTGGCGTGGTTTTTCATGATCGACGGGCTGGTCATGCCCGTGATCGCCGCGCGCCGCTGGCTGCGGATGGAGGATCGCCCCGAGCTTGGCCCGTTGATGACCCGTGGCGTGGCGGGTGGCTTTGTCGCCTTTTTCAGCTTTGGTTCGATCATGCTGGCGACCCGTCTGGACAAAGTGGGCGAGGCCGCCGTGCTGCGTGAAACCTCGACCGTGTTTGCGGCGCTGATCGGATGGTTGGTGCTGAAAGAAACCGTAGGCCCGCGCCGTATTGCCCTGATGGCGCTGATCGCGCTTGGCGCGGTGATCGTCGAAATGGGCGGATAA
- the ftsY gene encoding signal recognition particle-docking protein FtsY — MAFFQKLKSKMFKSSSKIDEGLEAIVEDGGATDTPETVDEVPVDQVMDAPQAAAQALPEAVDDEPAPMPADEEDTPAPVPLRETMTPVAPDLVPAPPEPAPAKPGLMGRLTGRSAAAPVVRRVLDDEMLEQLEELLISTDMGVDTALRVTANMAEGRFGKRLSVDEIKRLMATEVARIMDPIAKPLPIYAKTPQVVLVVGVNGSGKTTTIGKLASQFKAAGKNVVIAAGDTFRAAAVEQLQVWGDRADVPVLTAGQGSDPASLAFDAMTQAERDGADLLLIDTAGRLQNRGDLMEELAKIVRVIRKKDPSAPHNTLLVLDATTGQNALNQVKVFQEISDVSGLVMTKLDGTAKGGVLVALADKFGLPIHAIGVGEQIDDLQPFDPQEFADALMGLDPQ; from the coding sequence TTGGCCTTTTTTCAAAAGCTGAAATCCAAAATGTTCAAATCCTCGTCCAAGATCGACGAGGGGCTTGAGGCGATTGTCGAAGATGGTGGGGCGACGGATACCCCTGAAACGGTGGATGAAGTTCCCGTCGATCAGGTGATGGATGCGCCGCAGGCCGCGGCCCAAGCATTGCCCGAAGCGGTGGATGATGAACCCGCACCGATGCCAGCGGATGAAGAGGATACGCCCGCGCCCGTGCCGCTGCGCGAGACGATGACCCCCGTGGCCCCCGATCTGGTGCCCGCCCCCCCCGAGCCTGCACCGGCCAAGCCCGGTCTGATGGGCCGCTTGACGGGACGCAGCGCCGCGGCCCCTGTTGTGCGGCGTGTGCTGGATGACGAGATGCTCGAACAGCTCGAAGAGCTGCTGATCTCGACCGATATGGGCGTGGATACGGCCTTGCGCGTCACCGCGAATATGGCCGAGGGGCGCTTTGGCAAGCGTCTGTCTGTGGACGAGATCAAGCGCCTCATGGCGACAGAGGTCGCGCGGATCATGGACCCGATTGCCAAGCCCTTGCCGATCTATGCCAAGACACCGCAGGTGGTGCTTGTGGTGGGGGTAAACGGGTCGGGCAAGACGACCACAATCGGCAAGCTGGCCAGCCAGTTCAAAGCCGCAGGCAAGAACGTCGTGATCGCCGCCGGTGACACATTTCGCGCGGCCGCCGTCGAACAATTGCAGGTCTGGGGCGACCGCGCCGACGTGCCGGTGTTGACCGCAGGGCAGGGGTCTGACCCGGCGAGCCTTGCGTTCGACGCGATGACGCAGGCGGAGCGTGACGGCGCTGACCTGCTGCTGATTGACACGGCCGGACGGTTGCAGAACCGCGGCGACCTGATGGAAGAACTGGCCAAGATCGTGCGGGTCATTCGCAAGAAAGACCCAAGCGCGCCGCATAATACTCTGTTGGTGCTGGATGCGACGACAGGGCAGAATGCGCTCAACCAAGTGAAGGTTTTTCAGGAAATTTCAGATGTTTCCGGTCTGGTCATGACCAAGCTGGATGGCACGGCCAAGGGCGGTGTACTGGTGGCGCTTGCAGATAAGTTCGGGCTGCCGATCCACGCCATCGGCGTCGGCGAACAGATTGACGATCTGCAGCCCTTTGACCCGCAGGAGTTTGCGGATGCCTTGATGGGGCTGGACCCGCAGTGA
- a CDS encoding lytic transglycosylase domain-containing protein gives MAGAAQAEPDRRYCSSTKWGHAHCIRPAHFVYDTCNAIKVFSERHGLDSGFFARLIWQESRFDQNALSHANARGIAQFIPSTAALRGLKDPYNPADALEHSAQYLAEMTQKYGNEGLAAIGYNGGERRAEGFLIGKGLAPETVAYVPIITGLDAEQWRDAPPKTPDFRLSKTQAFLPACYEMARNRRLTALKVTPPAPVIKPWGVQVSFGTSKDRARDKANAQTASCRSAVKGRRLDFLFKKNRVSRRKGFYFGQYGNNTRTDAQRLCDRMRATGCTCLVVQN, from the coding sequence ATGGCAGGGGCGGCGCAGGCCGAGCCGGACCGACGCTACTGTTCCAGCACCAAATGGGGCCATGCCCACTGCATCCGCCCTGCGCATTTCGTGTATGACACGTGCAACGCGATCAAGGTCTTTTCCGAGCGGCACGGGCTGGATAGCGGATTTTTCGCGCGGCTCATCTGGCAAGAAAGCCGGTTTGACCAAAACGCCTTGAGCCATGCCAATGCGCGCGGCATTGCGCAGTTCATCCCCTCCACCGCAGCGCTGCGCGGGCTGAAAGACCCGTATAATCCAGCTGACGCACTGGAACACTCTGCCCAGTATCTGGCTGAAATGACGCAGAAATACGGGAACGAAGGGCTGGCCGCAATCGGCTATAATGGCGGCGAACGACGTGCAGAGGGGTTTCTGATCGGCAAAGGGCTCGCCCCCGAGACGGTCGCCTATGTCCCCATCATCACCGGTCTGGACGCCGAGCAATGGCGCGATGCCCCGCCCAAAACGCCCGATTTCCGGCTCTCAAAAACGCAAGCTTTCCTGCCCGCCTGCTACGAGATGGCACGCAATCGCCGGCTGACCGCCCTAAAGGTGACACCCCCTGCCCCGGTGATCAAACCCTGGGGCGTTCAGGTATCCTTCGGGACCAGCAAGGACCGCGCGCGGGATAAAGCCAATGCCCAGACAGCAAGCTGTCGCAGCGCGGTGAAAGGACGGCGTCTGGATTTCCTGTTCAAGAAAAACCGCGTGTCGCGCCGCAAGGGATTCTACTTTGGGCAATACGGCAACAACACCCGCACCGACGCCCAGCGCCTGTGCGACAGGATGCGCGCGACCGGGTGCACCTGCTTGGTGGTGCAAAACTAA
- the xseA gene encoding exodeoxyribonuclease VII large subunit yields MDLIDDPREGRNSPEFTVTELSGAIKRVIEGEFGHVRIRGEVGRVSRPRSGHIYLDLKDDSSVISGVIWKGVSARLETQPEEGMEVIATGRITTFGGQSKYQIVIEDIKPAGMGALMALLEKRKAALAAEGLFAPERKRPLPYLPEVIGVVTSPSGAVIRDILHRLRDRFPRKVLIWPVAVQGAKCAPEVARAIAGFNALTPGGALPRPDLLIVARGGGSVEDLWGFNEEIVARAAAASDIPLISAVGHETDTTLIDYVSDKRAPTPTAAAELAVPVRHELVALLDGQEARMTQALSQGLARRDQRLRDMARALPRPDSLLDGPRQRLDMRGARLGPALTAGVQKRKVHLSDISGALRPAILRRSLQAEQRRLAALADRFRPEALGREQKRRLEGLIARFRPDALEQDRKRKEEAFQSLARRLSDAGQRQTQGWHKQIAGLDRLHEMLSYKSTLARGYAVVRGDGGVVTTKQAAQDASALEIEFIDGKMKIGGGAAPKKTPKKAPEQGSLF; encoded by the coding sequence ATGGATCTGATCGACGACCCGCGCGAGGGGCGGAACAGCCCCGAATTCACCGTGACCGAGCTTTCGGGCGCGATCAAACGGGTGATCGAGGGCGAATTCGGCCATGTACGGATTCGCGGCGAGGTGGGGCGTGTCAGCCGGCCACGTTCAGGGCATATCTATCTTGATCTCAAGGACGACAGTTCGGTTATTTCCGGTGTGATCTGGAAAGGCGTGTCAGCACGGCTTGAAACCCAACCTGAAGAGGGGATGGAGGTGATTGCCACGGGGCGCATCACCACCTTTGGCGGGCAGTCGAAATACCAGATCGTGATCGAGGATATCAAACCCGCGGGCATGGGCGCGCTGATGGCGTTGCTGGAAAAGCGCAAGGCGGCGCTGGCGGCCGAGGGGCTGTTCGCCCCCGAACGCAAACGCCCGCTGCCCTACCTGCCAGAGGTGATCGGCGTCGTGACCTCGCCCTCGGGGGCGGTGATCCGCGATATCCTGCACCGTCTGCGCGACCGGTTTCCGCGCAAGGTGCTGATCTGGCCCGTCGCCGTGCAGGGGGCGAAATGCGCGCCAGAAGTCGCGCGCGCCATTGCGGGGTTCAACGCGCTGACCCCGGGCGGAGCCTTGCCGCGGCCTGATCTGTTGATTGTGGCGCGCGGCGGCGGTTCGGTCGAGGATCTATGGGGGTTCAACGAAGAGATCGTGGCGAGGGCTGCCGCAGCATCCGACATTCCGCTGATTTCGGCGGTGGGGCATGAAACCGATACCACGCTGATCGACTATGTCTCTGACAAGCGCGCGCCCACGCCGACGGCGGCAGCCGAGCTTGCGGTGCCTGTGCGCCATGAACTTGTCGCCCTGCTCGACGGGCAGGAGGCACGGATGACCCAAGCGCTCAGCCAGGGCCTTGCGCGCCGTGACCAGCGGTTGCGCGACATGGCGCGCGCTTTGCCTCGGCCCGATAGCCTGCTTGATGGTCCGCGCCAGCGGCTCGATATGCGCGGCGCCCGTCTGGGTCCGGCGCTGACCGCGGGTGTGCAGAAACGCAAGGTGCATCTCTCTGACATCTCTGGCGCGTTGCGCCCTGCCATCCTGCGCCGCAGCCTTCAGGCAGAGCAACGCAGGCTGGCCGCCCTGGCCGATCGCTTCCGCCCCGAGGCATTGGGCCGCGAGCAAAAGCGCCGTCTTGAAGGTTTGATCGCCCGTTTCCGCCCCGACGCGTTAGAGCAGGACCGCAAGCGGAAAGAGGAAGCCTTTCAATCGCTTGCGCGGCGCCTTTCAGATGCCGGGCAACGGCAGACCCAAGGCTGGCACAAACAGATTGCAGGGCTTGACCGTCTGCATGAAATGCTGAGCTATAAATCGACGTTGGCACGGGGCTACGCCGTGGTACGCGGCGACGGGGGCGTGGTGACAACCAAGCAGGCGGCGCAGGATGCTTCGGCGCTCGAGATTGAATTTATCGACGGCAAGATGAAGATCGGCGGCGGCGCGGCCCCCAAAAAGACCCCCAAGAAAGCGCCCGAACAAGGCAGTCTCTTCTAG
- a CDS encoding alkane 1-monooxygenase, whose amino-acid sequence MFWYSIASLTPAIFLLLACLRGGPWPLIALLSITVVVFFLDRLSRRLPVRNSSGRALSLTLGVVHFTLLPLGVWALGASDTLNVTDKLLIYIGLGLFLGQISNSNAHELIHAASKWPRRIGTAIYCSLLHGHHVSAHLRVHHIYVATEHDPNSARLGEGFYTYALRALKGEFMAGLQADTRQRRGKRHLLSHPYVTYVTGALITLAVSFAVAGARGVVAMLALAVYAQMQLLLSDYVQHYGLRRKTSENGKPEPVGPQHSWNAPAWYSSAMMLNAPRHSDHHMRPLRAFPALELTPGTMPMLPRSLPVMAVLALVPPLWRRVMDRRVARWQTVRDQD is encoded by the coding sequence ATGTTCTGGTACAGCATCGCCAGCCTGACCCCAGCGATATTTCTGTTGCTCGCCTGTCTACGCGGCGGCCCCTGGCCCCTGATCGCGCTGCTGTCGATCACTGTGGTCGTGTTTTTCCTTGATAGGCTATCTCGCCGGCTGCCAGTGCGAAACTCTTCGGGTCGTGCCCTAAGCCTGACACTGGGCGTTGTGCATTTCACACTTTTACCCCTTGGGGTCTGGGCGCTAGGCGCAAGCGACACGTTGAACGTGACCGACAAGCTGTTGATTTATATCGGGCTTGGTCTGTTTCTTGGCCAGATCTCGAACTCCAACGCGCATGAGCTGATCCATGCCGCATCGAAATGGCCCCGACGGATCGGCACCGCAATTTATTGCAGCCTTTTGCACGGGCATCACGTGTCGGCTCACCTGCGCGTGCATCACATCTACGTCGCAACGGAGCATGATCCGAATTCGGCCAGATTGGGCGAAGGCTTCTATACCTATGCCCTGCGCGCCCTAAAAGGCGAGTTTATGGCTGGGCTGCAGGCTGATACGCGGCAGCGGCGTGGAAAACGGCACCTGTTGTCACACCCTTATGTCACCTATGTCACCGGTGCGTTGATCACCCTCGCCGTCAGCTTTGCAGTGGCCGGAGCGCGCGGGGTCGTTGCGATGCTGGCGCTGGCGGTCTATGCGCAAATGCAGCTGTTGCTGTCCGATTATGTGCAACACTATGGCCTGCGCCGCAAAACATCCGAAAATGGCAAGCCCGAGCCCGTGGGCCCGCAGCATAGTTGGAATGCGCCTGCGTGGTATTCCTCGGCGATGATGTTGAATGCGCCGCGCCATTCGGACCATCACATGCGCCCCTTGCGCGCCTTTCCGGCGCTGGAGCTGACACCGGGCACCATGCCGATGCTGCCGCGGTCCCTTCCTGTAATGGCTGTGCTGGCGCTGGTCCCACCGCTGTGGCGTCGGGTGATGGACCGCCGTGTTGCGCGTTGGCAGACGGTCCGCGATCAAGACTAG
- a CDS encoding aminotransferase class V-fold PLP-dependent enzyme, whose protein sequence is MSVDWKPRTKAVHSGTRRSQYNEVSEAVFLTQGFVYDSAEQAEARFQSLGDDEFIYARYGNPTVRMFEDRISGLLGYEDCFACTSGMAAVSGALTSLLKAGDHVVAARALFGSCLYVLEDILARFGVEVTLIDGTDNAAWDAAIRPDTTMVFFESISNPTLEVVDMRHVVKAAHAVGALVLADDAMATPVFSYAKECGADIAIISTTKHVDGQGRMLGGAICGPKELIRGPIEAYMKHTGGAMNPFTAWTHLKALETIDLRVRAQADAAYKIADALNGHPKLSAVRYPTHPSHPQHALATSHAPSAGTVLAVEVKGGKDACFAFLNALEIITISNNFADAKSIATHPATTTHQRLPDDQKATLGISPGLVRLSAGLEDVDDLIADIRQALDTLK, encoded by the coding sequence ATGAGCGTTGATTGGAAACCACGGACCAAGGCTGTTCACAGTGGCACCCGCCGCAGCCAGTATAACGAAGTGTCCGAGGCCGTGTTCCTGACACAGGGTTTTGTCTATGACAGCGCCGAACAGGCCGAGGCGCGGTTCCAGTCGCTGGGGGATGACGAGTTTATCTATGCCCGCTATGGCAACCCCACGGTGCGCATGTTCGAGGACCGGATCTCGGGGCTTTTGGGGTATGAGGATTGTTTCGCCTGTACCTCTGGTATGGCGGCGGTCAGCGGCGCGCTGACATCGCTGCTGAAAGCAGGCGATCACGTGGTCGCCGCGCGCGCGCTTTTCGGGTCGTGCCTGTATGTTCTGGAGGATATCTTGGCGCGTTTCGGGGTCGAGGTGACCTTGATCGACGGCACGGATAACGCGGCGTGGGATGCGGCCATTCGCCCTGACACGACCATGGTCTTCTTTGAGAGCATTTCGAACCCTACCCTGGAAGTCGTTGACATGCGCCATGTGGTGAAAGCGGCCCATGCCGTCGGCGCGCTGGTGCTAGCGGATGACGCGATGGCGACGCCGGTATTTTCCTATGCCAAGGAATGTGGTGCGGATATCGCCATTATCTCGACCACGAAACATGTGGACGGGCAGGGGCGTATGCTGGGCGGCGCGATTTGCGGCCCCAAAGAGCTGATCCGCGGACCCATCGAAGCCTATATGAAACACACCGGCGGCGCGATGAACCCGTTTACCGCCTGGACCCACCTCAAGGCGCTTGAAACCATCGACCTGCGTGTCCGTGCCCAAGCGGATGCCGCCTATAAGATCGCAGATGCGCTGAACGGGCACCCCAAGCTGAGCGCTGTGCGCTATCCCACACACCCCAGCCATCCGCAGCACGCGCTCGCCACGTCTCATGCGCCGTCGGCGGGGACCGTCTTGGCGGTAGAGGTCAAGGGCGGTAAGGACGCGTGTTTTGCATTCCTTAATGCGCTCGAGATTATCACCATCTCGAACAACTTTGCCGATGCGAAATCCATTGCGACCCATCCGGCGACCACCACGCACCAGCGTTTGCCGGATGACCAGAAAGCCACGCTGGGGATCAGCCCCGGCCTTGTGCGCTTGTCTGCGGGGCTTGAAGACGTGGATGATCTGATCGCCGACATCCGTCAGGCGCTGGACACATTGAAGTGA